A genomic segment from candidate division WOR-3 bacterium encodes:
- the rplW gene encoding 50S ribosomal protein L23 has protein sequence MTRDKAREIILRPIVTEKSTKLKETENKYGFLVSNRSNKIEVKKAVELLFNVKVENVSIMNRRGKIKRLGRFEGRKPSTKRAVCLLAEGDKIEMFEGA, from the coding sequence GTGACACGTGATAAAGCGAGAGAAATAATACTTAGACCTATTGTGACTGAAAAAAGTACAAAGTTGAAAGAGACCGAGAATAAATATGGTTTTCTTGTAAGCAACAGGTCTAATAAAATTGAAGTCAAGAAAGCTGTGGAATTGCTGTTCAATGTCAAAGTGGAAAACGTCTCTATTATGAACCGAAGAGGCAAAATTAAAAGGCTTGGAAGATTTGAAGGCAGAAAACCTTCAACCAAGAGAGCCGTATGCCTTCTCGCCGAGGGAGACAAAATAGAAATGTTTGAAGGGGCATAA
- the rplD gene encoding 50S ribosomal protein L4, whose translation MKQLEIYNEKGEDTGKKVELPESVFSVEQKQSVVHQAVVTFLANQRQGNASVKTRREVSGGGKKPWRQKGTGRARQGSIRAVQWRGGGIAHGPKVRKYTKKLNRKMRALAIKSLLSSKAEKGSIKCVEKLSFDRPQTSRVESMLTSLKMNGTKTLIINDEYSREYVLSANNLPGVKTALVSCLNAFELINADNLIMTPESIALLKEVFAS comes from the coding sequence ATGAAACAGCTCGAGATTTACAACGAAAAAGGCGAAGACACCGGTAAAAAAGTTGAATTGCCCGAGAGCGTATTCTCGGTAGAACAGAAACAGAGTGTTGTGCATCAAGCCGTCGTCACTTTCCTTGCAAATCAAAGGCAAGGAAACGCTTCGGTGAAAACCAGAAGGGAAGTCTCCGGAGGCGGTAAAAAACCTTGGAGACAAAAAGGAACTGGAAGGGCGCGTCAAGGGAGCATAAGAGCCGTTCAGTGGAGAGGCGGCGGAATAGCCCATGGACCTAAAGTAAGAAAATACACAAAGAAGTTAAACAGAAAAATGAGAGCTCTGGCGATCAAATCGCTCTTGTCGTCAAAAGCGGAAAAGGGATCCATAAAATGCGTTGAAAAATTGAGCTTTGACAGACCGCAGACTTCGAGGGTTGAATCGATGCTCACTTCTTTGAAGATGAACGGAACCAAAACGTTGATTATAAACGATGAGTATTCAAGAGAGTATGTATTGTCGGCTAATAATCTTCCCGGTGTAAAAACCGCTCTCGTGTCTTGCCTGAACGCTTTCGAACTTATCAACGCCGACAATCTCATTATGACGCCTGAATCCATCGCATTGCTCAAGGAGGTTTTTGCATCGTGA
- the rplC gene encoding 50S ribosomal protein L3 — protein MKGLIGKKLGMTQIFLEDGRVVPVTVVEAGPCVVVSCNEGKEHKKLLLGYENAKLPKSEKSSNENKAAKGRRINKPEMGLFRKSGVEPCSITQEFKIDKNEEYKIGDVLTVETVFKSEEMVDVRSKTKGKGFQGVVKRYGFRGGRKSRGSMFHRAPGSIGAGTTPGRVIKGHKLPGQMGNKIKTIQNIKIIKIIPDKNLLLLKGAVPGSSGSYLRVQNAIKSRGREFGR, from the coding sequence GTGAAAGGTTTAATAGGAAAAAAATTGGGAATGACGCAAATCTTTCTTGAAGATGGTCGGGTTGTTCCGGTGACGGTTGTCGAGGCCGGCCCTTGCGTCGTAGTTAGTTGCAACGAAGGAAAAGAGCATAAAAAATTGCTTTTGGGTTATGAAAATGCAAAGCTTCCGAAATCTGAAAAATCATCCAACGAAAATAAAGCGGCTAAAGGGAGAAGAATAAACAAACCTGAAATGGGACTTTTCAGAAAATCGGGAGTTGAACCTTGCTCGATAACGCAGGAGTTCAAAATCGACAAAAATGAAGAATATAAAATTGGAGATGTTCTGACCGTCGAAACCGTCTTTAAATCTGAGGAAATGGTAGACGTCAGGTCAAAAACAAAGGGCAAGGGCTTTCAGGGTGTTGTGAAAAGGTACGGATTCAGGGGAGGAAGAAAAAGCCGCGGATCAATGTTTCACAGAGCTCCGGGTTCTATTGGAGCAGGTACTACTCCTGGCAGGGTTATAAAAGGCCATAAACTGCCGGGTCAGATGGGTAACAAAATAAAAACAATTCAGAACATCAAAATCATAAAGATCATACCGGATAAAAATCTCCTTCTTTTGAAAGGAGCGGTTCCAGGATCAAGCGGATCTTACTTGAGGGTTCAGAATGCGATTAAAAGCAGAGGTAGGGAGTTTGGAAGATGA